A genomic window from Methylorubrum extorquens includes:
- a CDS encoding phytanoyl-CoA dioxygenase family protein has translation MRPYIFPNYDIEKFLANLGPITDAYNTFGVVIFPGLLNSDTNYRKYISEIEGLFDELIARKLDRQSRDLEIGEKLTLLASLQPMLGKVITGLGTQHNKFFSFNKVKYADYVETFLKRVWGPEALLATPQAGDTLHFFPPGEIFHRYNLPPHQDYQYLMQSPRQITMYFGISKYHDGVGGLRIWEKSHELGILPCHKNENGSFEVHDWESKLADYEVYDYSWNQGDFGIFDSLLSHSSIPNTTPTHSRIVQIFRYSDLNDDVARSYDFGSTTYPRASRDFVTEHAELFIAGRAAVNG, from the coding sequence ATGAGACCGTACATCTTCCCCAATTACGATATCGAGAAATTCCTCGCCAATCTCGGACCGATCACGGACGCTTACAACACGTTCGGCGTCGTCATTTTCCCCGGATTGTTGAATTCGGACACGAATTACAGGAAATACATCTCGGAAATCGAAGGCCTGTTCGACGAACTCATCGCGCGCAAGCTCGATCGTCAGTCTCGGGATCTCGAGATCGGCGAGAAGCTGACCCTGCTGGCGTCCCTGCAGCCGATGCTCGGGAAGGTCATCACCGGGTTGGGTACGCAGCACAACAAATTCTTCAGTTTCAACAAGGTGAAATACGCCGATTACGTAGAGACGTTCCTCAAGCGCGTCTGGGGTCCGGAGGCCTTGCTGGCAACGCCTCAGGCCGGGGATACGCTGCATTTCTTTCCACCCGGCGAGATTTTTCACCGATACAATCTGCCGCCTCATCAGGATTATCAGTACCTGATGCAGTCACCGCGGCAGATCACGATGTATTTTGGTATCTCGAAGTACCATGATGGAGTCGGCGGCCTGCGTATCTGGGAGAAGTCGCACGAACTCGGAATTCTTCCCTGCCATAAGAACGAGAACGGATCGTTCGAGGTGCACGATTGGGAGTCCAAGCTCGCCGACTACGAGGTGTATGACTATTCTTGGAACCAGGGGGATTTCGGGATCTTCGACAGCCTCCTGTCGCACAGTTCGATTCCCAACACGACGCCGACCCATAGCCGCATCGTCCAGATCTTCCGCTACTCGGACCTCAACGATGACGTGGCCCGGTCCTACGATTTCGGGTCGACCACGTATCCGCGCGCGAGTCGCGACTTCGTGACCGAGCATGCCGAGCTGTTCATCGCAGGCCGTGCAGCCGTGAACGGGTGA
- the pyrF gene encoding orotidine-5'-phosphate decarboxylase, whose product MPESADPRDRLIVALDLPDVAAAERLVARIGDAATFYKIGYRLAYAGGLDFAARLAKSGKKTFLDLKLHDIGNTVEEGVRSASALGATFLTVHAYPQTMRAAVRGRGLGLKILAVTVLTSYDDADAAEACYTLPVADLVARRAEQAAQIGIDGIVCSAVEAAAVRGKIGPSGLIVTPGIRPAGAEAGDQKRVMTPGQARAAGIDHVVVGRPITGADDPRAVAQRIVAEMEDA is encoded by the coding sequence ATGCCGGAGAGTGCCGACCCTCGCGACCGCTTGATCGTCGCCCTCGACCTGCCCGACGTGGCGGCGGCGGAGCGGCTCGTCGCGCGCATCGGCGACGCGGCGACCTTCTACAAGATCGGCTACCGGCTGGCCTATGCGGGCGGGCTCGATTTCGCCGCGCGGCTGGCGAAGAGCGGCAAGAAGACCTTCCTCGATCTCAAGCTCCACGACATCGGCAACACCGTCGAGGAGGGGGTGCGCTCGGCCTCCGCCCTGGGCGCGACCTTCCTCACCGTGCACGCCTATCCGCAGACCATGCGCGCGGCCGTGCGCGGACGGGGCCTGGGCCTGAAAATCCTCGCCGTCACCGTGCTGACCTCCTACGATGACGCCGACGCGGCGGAAGCCTGCTACACGCTCCCCGTCGCCGACCTCGTGGCGCGCCGTGCGGAGCAGGCGGCGCAGATCGGCATCGACGGGATCGTCTGCTCGGCAGTGGAAGCCGCGGCGGTGCGCGGAAAAATCGGCCCGTCGGGGCTGATCGTGACGCCCGGCATCCGCCCGGCCGGCGCGGAGGCGGGTGACCAGAAGCGGGTGATGACGCCGGGGCAGGCGCGGGCTGCGGGCATCGACCATGTCGTGGTCGGACGCCCGATCACCGGAGCCGACGACCCCCGCGCGGTCGCGCAGAGAATCGTTGCTGAGATGGAGGACGCTTAG
- a CDS encoding alginate export family protein, whose translation MSLSRRVTRPAGLAPPLAVILAALVPAAASAQVAPGQALQQKPYFALYEALGKPENWKIYGTFRPRVEGLGGQFRPAPAPATNDLLSMQTTLFAEYDTGPVRFGGEIFDSRAYFQRRGSSSIGTTEVNALELGQAYLGFDMADAVGDGTVSTLTVGRFTQNVGSRRLVARNQFRNTINAFTGIAYDWENAAKDRLRLFYTLPHYRLPDDRAGILSNSIVWDHEGFDTQLFGGIFTKAGVFGGIMEAYGFGLLERDSGSQLEGIQTRDRRLFTPGFRLYRVPKAGQFDHELEVIGQVGVARNTAAVTDVTDVPVSAYFVHAEAGYTFDTAWTPRISLHYDHASGDSANPNSYTRFDTLYGARRFDYGPTSLYGAVQRANLISPGVRFEIAPDPDWDAFIDYRTLWLENPTDSFAATGVRDRTGRSGTFAGHQIEGRVRYWLVPRSIVLDSGVAYLLKGDVLRNAPNAPNTGDTIYGYMTTTFFF comes from the coding sequence ATGTCGCTATCCCGGCGCGTGACGCGGCCGGCGGGTCTTGCGCCTCCCCTTGCGGTCATTCTTGCCGCCCTCGTTCCGGCGGCGGCCTCGGCGCAGGTCGCGCCCGGCCAAGCCCTGCAGCAGAAGCCGTACTTCGCTCTCTACGAGGCGCTCGGCAAACCCGAGAACTGGAAAATCTACGGCACCTTCCGGCCGCGAGTCGAAGGGCTCGGCGGCCAGTTCCGCCCCGCCCCCGCGCCGGCCACCAACGATCTTCTCTCGATGCAGACCACGCTGTTTGCCGAGTACGACACCGGCCCAGTGCGGTTCGGCGGCGAGATTTTCGACAGCCGGGCCTACTTCCAGCGCCGCGGCTCCAGCTCCATCGGCACCACGGAGGTCAACGCGCTCGAACTCGGGCAGGCCTATCTCGGCTTCGACATGGCGGATGCCGTGGGCGACGGCACGGTGAGCACGCTCACCGTCGGGCGCTTCACCCAGAACGTCGGCTCGCGCCGTCTCGTTGCCCGCAACCAGTTCCGCAACACCATCAACGCCTTCACCGGCATCGCCTACGATTGGGAGAATGCGGCCAAGGACCGGCTGCGCCTGTTCTACACCCTGCCGCATTACCGCCTGCCGGATGATCGCGCGGGCATCCTCAGCAACAGCATCGTGTGGGATCACGAGGGCTTCGACACCCAGCTCTTCGGCGGCATCTTCACCAAGGCGGGCGTGTTCGGCGGCATCATGGAGGCCTACGGCTTCGGGCTGCTCGAACGGGATTCCGGCTCGCAGCTCGAAGGCATCCAGACCCGGGACCGGCGCCTGTTCACGCCGGGCTTCCGGCTCTACCGCGTGCCTAAGGCCGGGCAGTTCGATCACGAACTCGAAGTGATCGGTCAGGTCGGCGTCGCGCGCAACACCGCCGCCGTCACCGACGTGACCGACGTACCCGTCTCGGCCTACTTCGTGCACGCCGAAGCCGGCTACACCTTCGACACCGCGTGGACGCCCCGGATCTCGCTCCACTACGACCATGCCAGCGGCGACAGCGCCAACCCGAACAGCTACACCCGCTTCGACACGCTCTACGGCGCGCGGCGCTTCGATTACGGCCCGACGAGCCTGTACGGCGCCGTGCAGCGGGCGAACCTGATCTCGCCCGGCGTCCGGTTCGAGATCGCACCGGACCCCGACTGGGACGCCTTCATCGACTACCGCACCCTCTGGCTCGAAAACCCGACCGACAGCTTCGCCGCCACCGGCGTGCGCGACCGGACGGGCCGCTCCGGCACCTTCGCCGGCCACCAGATCGAGGGGCGGGTGCGCTACTGGCTGGTGCCGCGCTCGATCGTGCTCGACAGCGGCGTCGCCTACCTCCTCAAGGGCGACGTCCTGCGCAATGCGCCCAATGCGCCGAACACCGGCGACACGATCTACGGCTACATGACGACGACGTTCTTCTTCTGA
- a CDS encoding TylF/MycF family methyltransferase, translated as MEKSRTGEFTGYRTDAQRERDRRFKDIALGVLDDSGPNWSIHTLSVMKRNTIARVLYYHDLYQKCLSVPGVICEFGVHWGAGLSTLLNLRSLLEPYNHSRHIVGFDTFEGFAGADARDGEARAGDYASRADFASSLAEILAYHESIAPFPEVRKHSLVQGDVVETVPVWLEENPHAAIALAIFDMDLYAPTKITLERILDRMPRGAILVFDEFNCPFFPGETQAVQDVLGIRNLRLQRHPLQTYCAFCEL; from the coding sequence ATGGAAAAGAGCAGAACGGGCGAGTTCACCGGATACCGCACCGATGCTCAACGCGAGCGGGACCGGCGGTTCAAGGACATTGCCCTGGGCGTCCTCGATGACAGCGGGCCGAACTGGTCGATCCACACCCTGTCGGTGATGAAGCGCAACACGATCGCCCGCGTCCTCTATTATCACGATCTCTACCAGAAATGCCTGTCCGTGCCGGGCGTCATCTGCGAGTTCGGCGTCCATTGGGGGGCAGGCCTGTCCACGCTGCTCAACCTGCGCAGCCTCCTCGAACCCTACAATCATTCCCGCCACATCGTGGGCTTCGACACGTTCGAGGGATTCGCAGGCGCGGATGCGCGGGACGGCGAGGCGCGCGCGGGCGACTATGCCTCGCGGGCGGACTTCGCGAGCAGCCTCGCCGAGATCCTGGCCTATCACGAGTCGATTGCGCCCTTCCCCGAGGTCCGGAAGCACAGCCTCGTCCAGGGCGATGTGGTGGAGACGGTGCCGGTCTGGTTGGAGGAGAATCCGCATGCCGCGATCGCGCTCGCGATCTTCGACATGGATCTCTACGCGCCCACGAAGATCACGCTGGAGCGGATTCTCGACCGGATGCCCAGGGGTGCCATCCTGGTCTTCGATGAATTCAATTGCCCGTTCTTCCCAGGCGAGACCCAGGCCGTCCAGGACGTCTTGGGCATCCGGAACCTGCGGCTGCAGCGCCACCCCCTGCAGACCTATTGTGCCTTCTGCGAGCTGTGA